Genomic segment of Candidatus Aegiribacteria sp.:
AACTCGGCTGTTGAAGCAATTTCTATCGATGTCGGCACAACAACAGGCGAACTCGAAACTGAGGAAAACGAGGACTGGTACGTCTTCAGCGTTGAGGGGGGAGAGACTTTTGAGTTAACTTTTGCTCCCGGTGACGAGGCGGAAGCAATTTCGTTTGATGTTCTGAACGGCGAACTGGATTGTATCTGGTACGAGAGCAATGTCCGTCCTCCAGTAACGCAGACTTTCAGCTATATGACATCCGCTGAGGCAGGCGGTGACTATTACGTAGAAGTATCGCAGGGGCAGCCGGGCACTTATTCAATCGAACTCTCCAAACAGATGCAGAACGACGCAAACTCCGGTATCGATGCCGGTAACAGCGCTGTACAAGCAATTGAAATCGCCACCGATGTGCCGTTTGAAGGACAAGTCGGAGATCTGGACGAAAATGACTGGTACGCGTTCGAAATTCCACAGGGCGATATTTTCACTTTAACGTTTACGCCGGGTGACGATACGGAATCAATCGATATTGACATATATAATAGCGAGCTGGACTGTTACTGGTACGAATCGAATGTTCATCCAGGCGTTACGGTTAACAAAACAGTAATAATGAGTTCCTCTTCCGGAGACACTTACTATGCGGAAGTGTCAGACGGTAAAGGGGCTTATACTCTCGAAATAAGCCTTACTTCGCAGGATGACGCGGGAATCGGAACAGACGCTGGTGACAGGGCTGTTGATGCCGTTCCAGTCGAGCTGGGAAATATGTATACAGGTCTTCTCGGAGACTACGATGAGCAGGACTGGTTCTCCGTTGAAATCGCGGAGGGGCAGATCGTTGGATTTACTGTAACTCCAGGGGATGACGGTGAAACCCTCGATGTTGATATGTACAGCCCCGAACAGGATAATCTGGGTTACGAGTCGAACATTGCCGCAGGCGTAACATGCGAGATGAGCCTTCCGGAGAATTCTCCCGCCGGAACGTACTATCTGGAATTATCCGATGGTCAGGGAAGCTATTCGTTCGTTATAGAGTAAATATATAGAAGAGGCTGCGCCCCTGTTTCAGCAGGGGCGCAGGACATTTCTTCATATTACTGTTCGGGTACTGATAGTTTAACGAGTTGAGCTATCTGGGCTCATCCTCAGTTTTTATGTAATCTTCGGTTCCCGGCAGATCTCCAATGAATATCTGTGGGTAATGCTCCGGATCGGCATCAAAGGCAAGTATCCGGTTTCCCCGGATTACTGTCTGCCATGTGCTTGCCTTTTCGCCCGCATCGAGTGCGGCGGTGAAAAGAAGGTTCCCTTCCATGTCGTAAACGTTATAGGAAGGTGTCAGGGTTGTCCCTTTTGTTACCCACAATCTGTCAAGTCCATCTACCCAAATCCCAGCTATTGCTATCCTGTATGGATCGGGCTCCCAGTTGGCCATCTCCGGGGGCATTCCTCCCTGGACCATTCTGCTGTTCACCATTTCAGTTTCTATATCGATCTCTTCCTGTGTTTTCAGCACACGCACGAAATTCTCGTCAGTTACGGTGAATAGTTCTTCCCCATCGGGATTCCAGGAGGCGAATTCGTACAGTTCCGAGGACATAGGCGCGGTAAAAACGATTCCCTCGGGCGTAGCCCCCAAGACGACAACATCTCCCTGCATTGAACTCAGGTCCGAAGGGTCGAAGGGTGACATGCTTTCGAAATAGATTACTGACGGCTCTGTTTCACCCAATTCCCATCTTGCAACGGTGAAACCAAGGAACATGCCTTCCTCGTTCTGAAGGAATTCTGGTTTCATGCCGATAATATCACCACCATTCACGGCTGTGAGAGAAGTGGGTGGTGACGGAAAGAAGCCCTGAACATCCATCATGTATTCCATATCGGTATCAAAATAGATCAGTTTTCCCGCCATCCCGTCCGAAACCACGGCTCCGGGTTCAAGAGAATCTACAACTGGCATTTCAGAAACAACGATGCCATTTTCTCCACTGAAGAACGACATTCCGCTGGCAAGCAGAAATTCCCCGGGACCGCTGCCCTGCCGGCCAATCCTCCGCACGAATTCCCCCGATGGAGAGAATATGCTGATACAGGATTGCTGCATATCCAGTACAGCTATCCTGCCCTCGGGAGTTACATCGGCTCCGACTATCTGACCGAATACGTAGTTGCTGTCTCCCAGCTCAATTCCAATCGAATTGGATATGGTTATGTAAACATCGGCTTCGGGAAGTACGTATTCCGCGGCCTCCGCGACTGCATTCCCTTCGTTGTCTCCGTCTGTGGATTCATCAGCTATCGGCTGCTCTCCTCCGCATGCGAGAGCGAGAATAAGTACACTAAACATCACGAACAGTATCTTCTTCATCTGTTCTCTCCTTTTTCTACAAACTGAAATAGAGGGAATGCTCTCTCGGATGAGGGCTTCCCAGAAAACTCGCTACTTCGTTCCTTTTCATCTCAAGATAACAATCGATCATTTCCTTCGAGAAAACGCTTCCTTCTTCAAGGAATTCCCTGTCGGTTTCCAGCGCATCAAGCGCTTCACCAAGGTTTGCGGGTAGTCTGTGAAGGTTTTCCGTATTGTAATCATCAGTGAATACATTCTCATCGATCGGGCCGTAACCGAGTTCCTCCGGATTCATTTCCTTCTTCATTCCATCAATCGCGGCCATGAGTATAGCGCTCATGGAAAGGTACGGATTGCTGCTTCCATCGGGAACTCTGTACTCGAACCGTATTGATTCAGCCGTTCTGGCATAGGATGGAATCCTTACGGCAGCACTTCTGTTGGGGCCCGAGAAGAATCTGTATGCGGGTGCTTCCTGTCCGGGAACAAGCCGATGGTAACTGTTGACCGTAGCGTTGCTGAAGGCGCATATAGCGGGAGCGTGATGAAGAATTCCAGCAATTGCGCTCAGGGCTGTCTGGCTTGCGCAACAATATCCATCCTGGTCAAAGAATATCCTTTTCTGTTTATCTGTCATGAACATGTGAAAATGCATACCTGAACCCGGCTCTCCTTCTGCCGGTTTGGGCATGAATGTCGCGGAAAGACCATACCTGAGAGCGACATTCCTGACGATGTGTTTGGTTAACATGATATTATCCGCGGCACTGAGAAAAGGTGTGAAAGTCACTTCAACCTCACTCTGCCCCATTCTGCCCACTTCATGATGGTGGTATTTAATCTGTATTCCAGCCTTCTGCATCTGCTTCGAAATCTCGGATCTTATATCGTGAAGGCTGTCCACAGGAAACATCATATGATATCCGGATTCGCAGGGATGAACAAATCCCTTGGATTCAGGGAGTTTTGAATGTTCCGGATTTTCAATACTGCCAACACGATAGCCCTGGCTTCCCCGCTCGGACCAGAAGGTTGCCTCATCGAAAATGTAGAACTCGAATTCGGGTGCCCAGTAACTGTCTGTCGCTATACCTGACTCTTTGAGGTAAGTGACTGCTTTCCTTGCTATTCCTCTCGGATCCCTGGAAAAGGCATCACCGCTTTCCGGATTAACAATGTCAGCGAAAATCACGAGCGTTTTTCTTTCGGTGAATGGATCTTCAAAAACCCTGTGCGGGTCGGGTCTTAGAATAAGGTCTCCAGCTTCAGTCCGGGTCATTCCTGTCAGAGTGGAGCCGTCAAACCCTACCCCTTTGAGAAAAAACTCTTCATCCACCATCGATGCCGGTACTGTCACATGACGCCAGTGTCCTTCAAGATCGGTGAACCTGATATCAAGCTCTTCATAATTCTCGCTCAGAATTCTCTCAAGCTGAATTTTCACTGTTTTGTTAGAGACCACTTCTTATCCTCCCGCTATTTTAACGATTTCTGAATGTAAGAATCTACAATTGATTCAAGATAGCCTTCAAGGTCGGAATCAGGTATCATCTCTTCATTTTTCCCATCAATGAAAAGCTGTATTCCCGATGGAGTTCCGATGAGAGCTACATCCGCGTCTCTTGCTTCCCCCGGTCCATTAACCTCGCACCCCATTACTGCTATAGTGATGTTTCCGATTTTACCCTCAAGCCCCTTCTGCACGGATTCGGCAATTCCGGCAACATCTATTCGGGTTCTCGCGCACGTCGGACAACTTATTACCCTTGGAAACCTTTGCCTGATATCCAGTGAAGAAAGAATCTCCCATCCAACCACAGGTTCCTTTTCTGGCGAACCCGAAAGCGAAATTCTTACAGTGTCACCGATACCCTCAGCCAGCAGAATTGAAAGAGCTACAGCGCTTCTAACACTTCCCGTCAAAAGGGGGCCTGCTTCAGTAACTCCCAGATGAAGGGGGTAATCGCATTCGGCGGAGGCCAGCCTGTTTGCCTCAATGGTAAGCGTTGGATCGCTCGATTTCAGAGAGAGGACAATATTCTTGAAATCCGCTTCTTCGAACAGCTCCAGATGTCTCTTCGCGGCAGCCCACATTGAATCTCTGTTCACCCCTCCGTACTTTTCCCTGAGATCACCCGGCAAACTTCCGGAATTAACTCCTATCCGGATGGGAACCTGAAGTTCCGATGCCTTTTCGGAGATTTTCCAGATATCAGCTTCTCGTCTGATGTTTCCCGGATTGAGCCTCAGTTTATCCGTTCCCGCTTCAAGTGCCATTATGGCAAGCTCCGGATCGAAGTGTATGTCCGAAACAATTGGAACTGTTGATCTCTCGATAATACTTCTCAGAGCAATAGCAGACTCTTTATCCGGCACTGCCACCCTGACGATTTCGGCCCCGCGTTTTGCCAGCATTTCTATCTGGCTGCAGACAGCATCTATATCGGTTGTAGGAACGTTCGTCATGGATTGAACGGATATTGGTGATCCGCCACCTATCGGCAGCCCTCCGGCAATAACTTTTCTTGTTCCGGATCTATTGATACGGATGCCCATTATCCTCCTGTCACAACACCACAATACTATACAGTAAGGAAATATGTATCCCTGGAAGATATTTTACAAGTTTATCGCATCTGAAAGACCGTTATGGATAGAGTAATACACGATTTAAATCAATCTACACAAGCAGCTCCAGCGTAAACCAGGCAATAGGATTCGGAGGTATCGGAGACAGTAACCTTCATTATCTGCAGTTAACAGGTTTTGTAAGTGCCGCAAGTGGCGTCCGACCCCTTTCGGGCGATGATGATTCTCATGCGGCCGGTAAGGTCATGGAGTGTCTTAACACTCATCCAAATAGGATCTTTCCTCAGAATATCGGAAATCGGTTCCACCTGCTCCCGATCCAGTTCAAGCGCGAGAATTCCACCCTTTGTGAGAATACCAGGCACAGTATCAATTAATCTGGAGATCAGCTCCAGCCCATCCGTTCCACCATCAAGCGCAATAAGCGGATCCCCATTCCTGACTTCGGGCTCAAGATCACTAATCTGACTCGAAGGAATGTAGGGAAGGTTCGCTATTACCCCATCGAATATTCTGGAATCCCTTCCGAACGTTTTTAGAAGATCTGTTCTGATAAATGACAGATTATCGGGTCCAAAAAGTTCACTGTTCCTTTGCGAAATTGTAAGGGCTTTCCGGCTGATATCCGTTCCGATAACCACCGCAGCGGGAAATTCAAGGGCCAGAGAAACCGCTATTACACCGGACCCGGTGCCAACGTCGAGAATGTAAGATGGTGAAGAGAGTTCCTTTATGAAACACTCCGTTAGAGACTCGGTTTCCGGGCGCGCTATCAGAGCGCCCCGCCCCGCAATGAAGGATCGTCCCAGGAAATCAACTCTGCCTGTAATATGCTGAAGTGGTTCCCTGTTTTTCCTTCTGAGGACGATTTCTCTGTACTGCTTAAGGCTGGAATCAATGATTTCGTTACTATGGTTCAGATATAGTTCGTGCCGTTTCCAGTTCATTAAATGGCACAGGAGGAGTTCAGCTTCCAGCCGGGGAGATTCGAGTTCACTGAACTCCTTCTCAGCCCATCTGCAGACTTCCAGAACTTTCATACTATCACAACCCCGACGAAACCTCCGAAAGGATTCGTTCCTGCTCGGCTTCATTAAGCGGTTTAATAACCTGATCAAGGTCTCCGCTGAGAATTTCTTTCAATGAATGCAGGGAAAGATGAATCCGATGGTCGGTAACCCTTCCCTGGGGAAAATTGTACGTTCTGATCTTAGCGCTTCTGTCACCGGAGCCAACCATACTTTTCCTGGCTTCAGCACGCTTGGATCTTTCCTCTTCCTGCTTTTTAGCGAACAGTCTTGATCGAAGTACTTTCAATGCCTTGGCCTTGTTCTTATGCTGGCTCTTCTCATCCTGACAGGAAACAACCAGGCCCGTGGGCACATGTGTAATGCGTACTGCGGAATCTGTCGTGTTAACACTCTGTCCGCCCGGTCCTGAAGAACGGTAGACATCGATTCGGAGATCCTCCTGGTTGATCTCAACCTCTACTTCCTCAGCCTCCGGAAGCACCGCCACTGTACAGGCGGAAGTATGAATCCTTCCAGAGGTTTCCGTTTCGGGTACTCTCTGAACTCTATGCACGCCCGCTTCGAACTTCATTCGGCGGTAGACACCCTTTCCTCTGAGAGCGAAGGTAATCTCCTTCAATCCTCCTTTTTCGGTACCGCTGCTGCTGAAAACTTCCTGTGACCATCCGTTCCTTTGCGAAAATGCGGTGTACATTTTGTAAACGTCCGCAGCGAATAGCGCTGCCTCTTCCCCTCCTGTTCCGGAGCGTATTTCTATTATCACATCCCTGTTGTCGTTGGGGTCGGGGGGGATCAGAAGCTTTTTCAGTTTTTCTTCCAGTTCCCCAAGTGCTTTTTCAATTACAGGTATCTCCAGGGTTGCCAGATCCGCCAGTTCCTTATCATCATCGTTCAAGTACTCCTTCATTTCTTCGATGGATGAACCTGCTTCATTAATCTTTTCAACTGTACCCAGAATTCTTGAAAGCCTGGCGCGCTCTTCGGTAAGAGAACGGATAAGAGGAGGCCTTTTCAGCGTTTCCGGAGAACAGAGACTTTCATCGATTTCTTTTACTCTCTGTTCCATGGATTCTATATCAGAGGCTTTCATTTTCCTCCTCGGGGCTTTCTCTCTTATCTTCGCTGTAAAACTCAACTTCCGGCCCTGGATCCCTGCCCAGCGAAACGTATAGAGACGCAACCGCCACCTTTATTTCTTCCAGTCCCGCTTTTCTCGTAGTAAGCTTCTGAAGAAGCAGTCCGGGAGCCGTTACCGCCCTTGCTAACGCTGAGGTTTCAAGATGTCTGTCCGCCAGTTTCAGCAGCTCATAACTCAGTCCCATGACAAGGGGTATGAGAGGCAAATGGTAAAGTATCCTGACAAAAGCGCTGGGACTTGTACCTGTCAATACTACGACCAGAGAATCGAAGATTCCATAGAACAGTATTGTGCCAAGCATGACCAGCAGCAGAAAACTGGTACCGCACCTCTGATGCAGGGGGCTCTGCTCAACAGCGTTCTCAGCCAGGGGAGAGAGTCCCTTCTCCCAGGCGTGAATGGTCTGATGCTCGGCACCATGATACATGAAAAGCCGTTTGACATCAGGCATGAACGATATTGCGCCCAGATAGAGAAGAAAGGCGATAATCCGAAATAGACCTGCAAGCATGTGAATCCCGAACTGCTGCCCGACTGCGGAAGAACCGTTTTCAAGTATCCATTTGCTGCTCTGCAAAGGCAGCCAGGCGAAAAGAACTATTGCGAGCATGAATGCCAGGGCTGTAGTAAGGAAAGTCCCTAAGCCTGAATTGCCCTTCACTCCGTCCTTCTTTTCTGAATTGGGGGATCCCTCAGCGATGAATGCTGACCAGTTAAGAGCTTTTATGCCAAGCCTGAGCGTGTCTATTAAAACCGCTGCTCCTCTGAAAATGGGTTTCGTCCAGATTCTGCTTCCGTCTTTGAGCTGCTTCATTTTCAGTTTTTTGGCAAGGATCTGCCCTCCGGGAGTTCTGACAGCTACAGCATTGGAAAAGGGAGAACGCATCATTACTCCCTCTATTACGGCCTGGCCGCCTGTTTTCGATTCCTCCGGAGCTGCTTCTTTGTCTATTTCAGGATTCTTCATTTTTCTCCTACTGCTGTGTGCCCTTTGAAACGGAATAAGGAAGGGGGAGCTTTTACTCCCCCTTCAGGCCGTATAAAGATTCAACAGTTATTTCTGGTTGCTATCCTCTTTTTTTCCATACCTCTTAAGATACTTGTCTACTCTTCCTGCAGAATCAACAAGTTTCTGTTTCCCCGTGTAAAAGGGGTGGCAGTTAGAACAGACATCGAACCTTTTGTCATCGCCCGTTGAACGGGTCTTGATCTTGTTTCCGCAAGTACAGGTAAATGTTACTTCATTGTACTTCGGGTGTATATCCTTTTTCAATTTAATTCCTCCGTGTTTTCAAGCAGAATCACCGGTTTTATTCCGACATGGTACCCATTGCGTCAAGAAATCTCTTGTTCGATTTGTGCTTTGAAAGCTGCTTCTTCAAGACTTCCATGGCTTCCACCGGGTTCATGTCAACAAGAATCTTCCTCATGATCCATATTCTGCTCAGGCTTTCTTCGTCAACCAGAAGTTCTTCTTTTCTGGTGCCCGATTTTGTTATATCAATCGCAGGCCATATTCTTCTGTCTGCAAGACGTCTGTCAAGGACTATCTCCGAATTGCCTGTTCCCTTGAATTCCTCGAATATAACTTCATCCATCCTGCTTCCGGTATCCACGAGCGCAGTACCTATTATTGTAAGGCTTCCTCCTTCAACAATATTCCTTGCCGCTCCGAAGAACCTTTTAGGTTTCTGAAGGGCGTTGGAATCCACTCCCCCCGAAAGGATTTTACCCGAATGGGGCATCACCTGGTTGTTCGCCCTTGCAAGCCTTGTTATGGAATCAAGAAGAATCACAACATCGTAACCGCTTTCAACAAGCCTCTTTGCCTTCTCAAGAACGATATCAGCTATCTGAATATGTCTTTTGGGAGCTTCATCAAATGTGGACGCTATTACTTCTCCATTAACATGTCTTCTCATGTCTGTAACTTCTTCGGGGCGTTCATCAATTAGAAGTATTAGAAGTTTCGTGTCGGGATGGTTCGCCGAAATGCTGTTTGCGAGATGCTGAAGCAGAATTGTTTTTCCAGCCCTTGGAGGAGACACTATCAAAGCTCTCTGTCCCTTGCCTA
This window contains:
- a CDS encoding 6-bladed beta-propeller, with amino-acid sequence MKKILFVMFSVLILALACGGEQPIADESTDGDNEGNAVAEAAEYVLPEADVYITISNSIGIELGDSNYVFGQIVGADVTPEGRIAVLDMQQSCISIFSPSGEFVRRIGRQGSGPGEFLLASGMSFFSGENGIVVSEMPVVDSLEPGAVVSDGMAGKLIYFDTDMEYMMDVQGFFPSPPTSLTAVNGGDIIGMKPEFLQNEEGMFLGFTVARWELGETEPSVIYFESMSPFDPSDLSSMQGDVVVLGATPEGIVFTAPMSSELYEFASWNPDGEELFTVTDENFVRVLKTQEEIDIETEMVNSRMVQGGMPPEMANWEPDPYRIAIAGIWVDGLDRLWVTKGTTLTPSYNVYDMEGNLLFTAALDAGEKASTWQTVIRGNRILAFDADPEHYPQIFIGDLPGTEDYIKTEDEPR
- the glnA gene encoding type I glutamate--ammonia ligase; translated protein: MVSNKTVKIQLERILSENYEELDIRFTDLEGHWRHVTVPASMVDEEFFLKGVGFDGSTLTGMTRTEAGDLILRPDPHRVFEDPFTERKTLVIFADIVNPESGDAFSRDPRGIARKAVTYLKESGIATDSYWAPEFEFYIFDEATFWSERGSQGYRVGSIENPEHSKLPESKGFVHPCESGYHMMFPVDSLHDIRSEISKQMQKAGIQIKYHHHEVGRMGQSEVEVTFTPFLSAADNIMLTKHIVRNVALRYGLSATFMPKPAEGEPGSGMHFHMFMTDKQKRIFFDQDGYCCASQTALSAIAGILHHAPAICAFSNATVNSYHRLVPGQEAPAYRFFSGPNRSAAVRIPSYARTAESIRFEYRVPDGSSNPYLSMSAILMAAIDGMKKEMNPEELGYGPIDENVFTDDYNTENLHRLPANLGEALDALETDREFLEEGSVFSKEMIDCYLEMKRNEVASFLGSPHPREHSLYFSL
- the ispG gene encoding flavodoxin-dependent (E)-4-hydroxy-3-methylbut-2-enyl-diphosphate synthase, coding for MGIRINRSGTRKVIAGGLPIGGGSPISVQSMTNVPTTDIDAVCSQIEMLAKRGAEIVRVAVPDKESAIALRSIIERSTVPIVSDIHFDPELAIMALEAGTDKLRLNPGNIRREADIWKISEKASELQVPIRIGVNSGSLPGDLREKYGGVNRDSMWAAAKRHLELFEEADFKNIVLSLKSSDPTLTIEANRLASAECDYPLHLGVTEAGPLLTGSVRSAVALSILLAEGIGDTVRISLSGSPEKEPVVGWEILSSLDIRQRFPRVISCPTCARTRIDVAGIAESVQKGLEGKIGNITIAVMGCEVNGPGEARDADVALIGTPSGIQLFIDGKNEEMIPDSDLEGYLESIVDSYIQKSLK
- the prmC gene encoding peptide chain release factor N(5)-glutamine methyltransferase, whose protein sequence is MKVLEVCRWAEKEFSELESPRLEAELLLCHLMNWKRHELYLNHSNEIIDSSLKQYREIVLRRKNREPLQHITGRVDFLGRSFIAGRGALIARPETESLTECFIKELSSPSYILDVGTGSGVIAVSLALEFPAAVVIGTDISRKALTISQRNSELFGPDNLSFIRTDLLKTFGRDSRIFDGVIANLPYIPSSQISDLEPEVRNGDPLIALDGGTDGLELISRLIDTVPGILTKGGILALELDREQVEPISDILRKDPIWMSVKTLHDLTGRMRIIIARKGSDATCGTYKTC
- the prfA gene encoding peptide chain release factor 1, with the protein product MKASDIESMEQRVKEIDESLCSPETLKRPPLIRSLTEERARLSRILGTVEKINEAGSSIEEMKEYLNDDDKELADLATLEIPVIEKALGELEEKLKKLLIPPDPNDNRDVIIEIRSGTGGEEAALFAADVYKMYTAFSQRNGWSQEVFSSSGTEKGGLKEITFALRGKGVYRRMKFEAGVHRVQRVPETETSGRIHTSACTVAVLPEAEEVEVEINQEDLRIDVYRSSGPGGQSVNTTDSAVRITHVPTGLVVSCQDEKSQHKNKAKALKVLRSRLFAKKQEEERSKRAEARKSMVGSGDRSAKIRTYNFPQGRVTDHRIHLSLHSLKEILSGDLDQVIKPLNEAEQERILSEVSSGL
- a CDS encoding DUF1385 domain-containing protein, translating into MKNPEIDKEAAPEESKTGGQAVIEGVMMRSPFSNAVAVRTPGGQILAKKLKMKQLKDGSRIWTKPIFRGAAVLIDTLRLGIKALNWSAFIAEGSPNSEKKDGVKGNSGLGTFLTTALAFMLAIVLFAWLPLQSSKWILENGSSAVGQQFGIHMLAGLFRIIAFLLYLGAISFMPDVKRLFMYHGAEHQTIHAWEKGLSPLAENAVEQSPLHQRCGTSFLLLVMLGTILFYGIFDSLVVVLTGTSPSAFVRILYHLPLIPLVMGLSYELLKLADRHLETSALARAVTAPGLLLQKLTTRKAGLEEIKVAVASLYVSLGRDPGPEVEFYSEDKRESPEEENESL
- the rpmE gene encoding 50S ribosomal protein L31 yields the protein MKKDIHPKYNEVTFTCTCGNKIKTRSTGDDKRFDVCSNCHPFYTGKQKLVDSAGRVDKYLKRYGKKEDSNQK
- the rho gene encoding transcription termination factor Rho, whose protein sequence is MSRKPQPGLSQNDLEGKTLVELQSIAKEKGLDKVSGIRKKDLIVKLLEKKTQSNGFEFSTGVLEVLSDGYGFLRSNEGCYLPSSTDIYVSPSQIKRFSLGTGDTISGQVRNPKNGEKYYALLRIESVNGKSLDDLKDRPSFDKLTPYYPEERFDLETTPDNMSGRILDLLAPIGKGQRALIVSPPRAGKTILLQHLANSISANHPDTKLLILLIDERPEEVTDMRRHVNGEVIASTFDEAPKRHIQIADIVLEKAKRLVESGYDVVILLDSITRLARANNQVMPHSGKILSGGVDSNALQKPKRFFGAARNIVEGGSLTIIGTALVDTGSRMDEVIFEEFKGTGNSEIVLDRRLADRRIWPAIDITKSGTRKEELLVDEESLSRIWIMRKILVDMNPVEAMEVLKKQLSKHKSNKRFLDAMGTMSE